Proteins encoded together in one Passer domesticus isolate bPasDom1 chromosome 6, bPasDom1.hap1, whole genome shotgun sequence window:
- the FNBP4 gene encoding formin-binding protein 4 isoform X2, producing MGKKARAAPGRRPILQLSPPAPRRDEAAGPAGEGGDSGSEPDEPETVAEPPRNPPNPPPPAPAAVKATGGLCLLGAYADSDDEEGEAPEKPARSADANGSSSADIDSTLANFLAEIDAITAPAQPAEPAAASSSSSSSVPPPMPPRPEPKDATGPASGTANGTGSAPAPEWQYDTQCSLAGVGELEMGDWQEVWDENTGCYYYWNTQSNEVTWELPQYLATQVQGLQHYQHSTVAGTNGSFAAATEPFPQEKGTPGSAGRGTSLCKREVKKEVNEGVQALSNSEEERKGVAAALLAPLVPDVVKEEEERWRRKVICKEEVEPPLEEEAKVEEAPAVPEEPEPSRDPLEDTGQEDLCSVVQSGESAEEEEEQDTLELEMVLERKKAELRALEEGEGSVSGSSPLSDGSQSASQDASRRLASKRGKWKLFVGAASPESASRGPSKTGRESPEAGEAAPSTETTDPSSDKEAEPEEPQEKAKSQGAPKMEEEEQDLKFQIGELANTLTSKLEFLGINRQSISNFHMLLLQTETRIADWREGALNGNYLKRKLQDAAEQLKQYEINATPKGWSCHWDREHRRYFYVNERSGESQWEFPDGEDEEEGQRGATDRKPESPPKPPPKDKGEHAEGPAERPAGSLCKESFSGQVPATSLMPLTPFWTLLQSSVPVLQPPLPLEMPPPPPPPPDSPPPPPPPPPPPGEDGEIQEVEMEDEGGEEPPAPGTEEDAPLKSLVRPAASSSQAAVDPSPAPLLSAKPQKRKAVEMSPGLVQRTATIGSCPVIYSQPLMATGKYQPSAVPLASLRPRQRLQSEIQGRPNLRMAPGHAGPQPAALGLQSSYLGVTGPAAPSMMGYSECTVPVSLASTASMQPVPARGALPAAGTAAEQPPPPPPPQTPPPPTPKAPPPPEKEKPRKGRKDKGKKGKTKMPSLVKKWQSIQRELDEEENSSSSEEDRETTAQRRIEEWKQQQLMSGMAERNANFEALPEDWRSRLKRRKTASST from the exons ATGGGGAAGAAGGCGCGGGCCGCGCCCGGGCGCCGGCccatcctgcagctctccccgcccgcgccgcgccgcgaCGAGGCGGCAGGACCCGCGGGCGAGGGGGGCGACTCGGGCTCCGAGCCGG ATGAGCCCGAGACGGTGGCGGAGCCGCCCCGCAACCCGCCGAATCCGCCGCCTCCCGCTCCCGCCGCGGTCAAGGCCACAG GAGGTTTGTGCCTGCTGGGTGCCTATGCTGACAGCGATGATGAGGAGGGTGAGGCCCCGGAGAAGCCGGCCCGTTCCGCGGATGCCAACGGCAGCAGTTCTGCTGACATCGACAGCACCCTGGCAAACTTCCTGGCT GAGATCGATGCCATCACGGCCCCAGCGCAGCCTGCTGAGCCCgctgctgcctcctcttcctcctcctcctctgtgccacccCCGATGCCGCCCCGCCCGGAGCCCAAGGATGCCACGGGCCCGGCGTCGGGCACAGCCAACGGCACGGGCTCGGCACCCGCCCCGGAGTGGCAGTACGACACGCAGTGCTCGCTGGCCGGAG tgggagagctggagatgGGCGACTGGCAGGAAGTGTGGGACGAGAACACCGGCTGCTACTACTACTGGAACACCCAGAGCAACGAGGTGACCTGGGAGCTGCCGCAGTACTTGGCAACGCAGGTCCAGGGCCTGCAGCATTACCAGCACAG CACCGTGGCAGGCACCAATGGCAGCTTTGCAGCAGCCACGGAGCCATTCCCTCAGGAGAAGGGGAccccaggcagcgctggccgtggGACCTCCCTCTGCAAGCGCGAGGTGAAGAAG GAAGTGAATGAAGGCGTGCAGGCTCTCTCCAACAGTGAGGAAGAGAGGAAGGgagtggctgcagccctcctggccCCACTCGTGCCCGACGTggtgaaggaggaagaggagcgcTGGAGGAGGAAAGTGATCTGCAAAGAGGAGGTTGAGCCACCTCTGGAAGAGGAGGCGAAAGTGGAAGAGGCACCAGCTGTCCCAGAAgagccagagcccagcagggatcccCTGGAAGACACAGGGCAGGAGGATCTGTGCAGTGTGGTGCAGTCGGGGGAGAgcgcggaggaggaggaggagcaggacacACTTGAGCTGGAGATGGTGCTGGAGAGGAAAAAG gcagagctgcgTGCCTTGGAGGAAGGCGAGGGCAGCGTTTCGGGCTCCAGCCCGCTCTCCGATGGCAGCCAGTCGGCCTCGCAGGACGCGTCCCGCAGGCTGGCCTCCAAGAGAGGCAAATGGAAGCTGtttgtgggagctgccagccctgagTCCGCCAGCCGAGGCCCCAGCAAAACGGGCCGGGAGAGCCCAGAGGCAGGAGAAGCAG ccccGAGCACAGAAACAACTGATCCAAGCTCAGACAAAGAGGCAGAAcctgaggagccccaggaaaaaGCCAAATCACAAGGGGCTCCAAAAAtggaagaggaggagcaggatcTAAAG TTTCAGATCGGAGAGCTGGCAAATACTCTGACTAGTAAATTGGAGTTCCTGGGCATCAACAGACAATCTATCTCCAACTTCCACATGTTGCTGTTGCAGACAGAG ACCCGCATTGCAGACTGGCGAGAAGGTGCTCTCAATGGAAACTACCTCAAACGCAAACTCCAAGACGCAGCCGAACAGCTTAAACAATACGAAATAAACGCCACCCCTAAAGGCTGGTCCTGCCACTGGGACAG GGAGCATAGACGCTATTTCTATGTTAACGAGCGCTCGGGAGAGTCGCAATGGGAGTTCCCCGACGGGGAGGACGAAGAGGAGGGACAGCGAGGCGCCACCGACAGAAAACCCGAGAGTCCTCCAAAGCCACCTCCCAAAGACAAAGGAGAGCACGCCGAAGGGCCTGCCGAGCGCCCCGCAG gctccctttgTAAAGAATCCTTCTCAGGCCAAGTTCCTGCTACGTCTCTCATGCCGCTCACTCCGTTTTGGACTCTGCTTCAGTCCTCCGTCCCAGTCCTCCAACCTCCCTTGCCTTTGGAAATGCCCCCGCCACCTCCACCCCCTCCAGACTCGCCCCCACCGCCTCCACCGCCACCCCCACCACCTGGAGAAGATGGGGAGATCCAGGAAGTGGAGATGGAAGATGAGGGGGGTGAGGAGCCGCCTGCCCCAGGAACAGAGGAGGATGCTCCTCTGAAGTCCCTGGTgcgccctgctgccagcagcagccag GCCGCTGTCGATCCGAGCCCAGCCCCGCTGCTCTCGGCCAAGCCGCAGAAGAGAAAAGCAGTGGAGATGAGCCCGGGCTTGGTGCAGCGCACGGCCACCATTGGCAGCTGCCCCGTCATCTACAGCCAGCCCCTGATGGCCACGGGCAAGTACCAGCCCTCAGCCGTGCCCTTGGCCTCCTTAAGGCCGCGCCAGCGCCTCCAGAGCGAGATCCAGGGCCGCCCCAACCTGCGCATGGCTCCCGGCCACGCTGGCCCTCAGCCCGCGGCACTGGGGCTGCAGTCCAGCTACCTGGGCGTGACGGGCCCTGCCGCGCCTTCCATGATGGGATACTCGGAGTGCACCGTGCCCGTCAGCCTGGCCAGCACGGCCAGCATGCAGCCGGTGCCGGCACGGGGAGCCCTGCCAGCCGCGGGCACGGCAGCGGAGcagccgccgcccccgccgcccccacAGACGCCCCCTCCGCCCACCCCCAaggcgccgccgcccccggaGAAGGAGAAGCCAAGGAAGGGGCGCAAGGACAAG GGCAAGAAGGGCAAGACAAAGATGCCATCGCTGGTGAAGAAGTGGCAAAGTATCCAGCGGGAGCTGGATGAGGAGGAGAATTCCAGCTCCAGTGAGGAGGACCGGGAGACCACAGCCCAGCGGCGCATCGAGgagtggaagcagcagcagctgatgaG TGGCATGGCTGAGAGGAATGCCAACTTCGAGGCACTGCCAGAGGACTGGCGGTCACGGCTGAAGCGGAGGAAAACGGCCTCGAGCACATGA
- the FNBP4 gene encoding formin-binding protein 4 isoform X1: protein MGKKARAAPGRRPILQLSPPAPRRDEAAGPAGEGGDSGSEPDEPETVAEPPRNPPNPPPPAPAAVKATGGLCLLGAYADSDDEEGEAPEKPARSADANGSSSADIDSTLANFLAEIDAITAPAQPAEPAAASSSSSSSVPPPMPPRPEPKDATGPASGTANGTGSAPAPEWQYDTQCSLAGVGELEMGDWQEVWDENTGCYYYWNTQSNEVTWELPQYLATQVQGLQHYQHSSTVAGTNGSFAAATEPFPQEKGTPGSAGRGTSLCKREVKKEVNEGVQALSNSEEERKGVAAALLAPLVPDVVKEEEERWRRKVICKEEVEPPLEEEAKVEEAPAVPEEPEPSRDPLEDTGQEDLCSVVQSGESAEEEEEQDTLELEMVLERKKAELRALEEGEGSVSGSSPLSDGSQSASQDASRRLASKRGKWKLFVGAASPESASRGPSKTGRESPEAGEAAPSTETTDPSSDKEAEPEEPQEKAKSQGAPKMEEEEQDLKFQIGELANTLTSKLEFLGINRQSISNFHMLLLQTETRIADWREGALNGNYLKRKLQDAAEQLKQYEINATPKGWSCHWDREHRRYFYVNERSGESQWEFPDGEDEEEGQRGATDRKPESPPKPPPKDKGEHAEGPAERPAGSLCKESFSGQVPATSLMPLTPFWTLLQSSVPVLQPPLPLEMPPPPPPPPDSPPPPPPPPPPPGEDGEIQEVEMEDEGGEEPPAPGTEEDAPLKSLVRPAASSSQAAVDPSPAPLLSAKPQKRKAVEMSPGLVQRTATIGSCPVIYSQPLMATGKYQPSAVPLASLRPRQRLQSEIQGRPNLRMAPGHAGPQPAALGLQSSYLGVTGPAAPSMMGYSECTVPVSLASTASMQPVPARGALPAAGTAAEQPPPPPPPQTPPPPTPKAPPPPEKEKPRKGRKDKGKKGKTKMPSLVKKWQSIQRELDEEENSSSSEEDRETTAQRRIEEWKQQQLMSGMAERNANFEALPEDWRSRLKRRKTASST, encoded by the exons ATGGGGAAGAAGGCGCGGGCCGCGCCCGGGCGCCGGCccatcctgcagctctccccgcccgcgccgcgccgcgaCGAGGCGGCAGGACCCGCGGGCGAGGGGGGCGACTCGGGCTCCGAGCCGG ATGAGCCCGAGACGGTGGCGGAGCCGCCCCGCAACCCGCCGAATCCGCCGCCTCCCGCTCCCGCCGCGGTCAAGGCCACAG GAGGTTTGTGCCTGCTGGGTGCCTATGCTGACAGCGATGATGAGGAGGGTGAGGCCCCGGAGAAGCCGGCCCGTTCCGCGGATGCCAACGGCAGCAGTTCTGCTGACATCGACAGCACCCTGGCAAACTTCCTGGCT GAGATCGATGCCATCACGGCCCCAGCGCAGCCTGCTGAGCCCgctgctgcctcctcttcctcctcctcctctgtgccacccCCGATGCCGCCCCGCCCGGAGCCCAAGGATGCCACGGGCCCGGCGTCGGGCACAGCCAACGGCACGGGCTCGGCACCCGCCCCGGAGTGGCAGTACGACACGCAGTGCTCGCTGGCCGGAG tgggagagctggagatgGGCGACTGGCAGGAAGTGTGGGACGAGAACACCGGCTGCTACTACTACTGGAACACCCAGAGCAACGAGGTGACCTGGGAGCTGCCGCAGTACTTGGCAACGCAGGTCCAGGGCCTGCAGCATTACCAGCACAG CAGCACCGTGGCAGGCACCAATGGCAGCTTTGCAGCAGCCACGGAGCCATTCCCTCAGGAGAAGGGGAccccaggcagcgctggccgtggGACCTCCCTCTGCAAGCGCGAGGTGAAGAAG GAAGTGAATGAAGGCGTGCAGGCTCTCTCCAACAGTGAGGAAGAGAGGAAGGgagtggctgcagccctcctggccCCACTCGTGCCCGACGTggtgaaggaggaagaggagcgcTGGAGGAGGAAAGTGATCTGCAAAGAGGAGGTTGAGCCACCTCTGGAAGAGGAGGCGAAAGTGGAAGAGGCACCAGCTGTCCCAGAAgagccagagcccagcagggatcccCTGGAAGACACAGGGCAGGAGGATCTGTGCAGTGTGGTGCAGTCGGGGGAGAgcgcggaggaggaggaggagcaggacacACTTGAGCTGGAGATGGTGCTGGAGAGGAAAAAG gcagagctgcgTGCCTTGGAGGAAGGCGAGGGCAGCGTTTCGGGCTCCAGCCCGCTCTCCGATGGCAGCCAGTCGGCCTCGCAGGACGCGTCCCGCAGGCTGGCCTCCAAGAGAGGCAAATGGAAGCTGtttgtgggagctgccagccctgagTCCGCCAGCCGAGGCCCCAGCAAAACGGGCCGGGAGAGCCCAGAGGCAGGAGAAGCAG ccccGAGCACAGAAACAACTGATCCAAGCTCAGACAAAGAGGCAGAAcctgaggagccccaggaaaaaGCCAAATCACAAGGGGCTCCAAAAAtggaagaggaggagcaggatcTAAAG TTTCAGATCGGAGAGCTGGCAAATACTCTGACTAGTAAATTGGAGTTCCTGGGCATCAACAGACAATCTATCTCCAACTTCCACATGTTGCTGTTGCAGACAGAG ACCCGCATTGCAGACTGGCGAGAAGGTGCTCTCAATGGAAACTACCTCAAACGCAAACTCCAAGACGCAGCCGAACAGCTTAAACAATACGAAATAAACGCCACCCCTAAAGGCTGGTCCTGCCACTGGGACAG GGAGCATAGACGCTATTTCTATGTTAACGAGCGCTCGGGAGAGTCGCAATGGGAGTTCCCCGACGGGGAGGACGAAGAGGAGGGACAGCGAGGCGCCACCGACAGAAAACCCGAGAGTCCTCCAAAGCCACCTCCCAAAGACAAAGGAGAGCACGCCGAAGGGCCTGCCGAGCGCCCCGCAG gctccctttgTAAAGAATCCTTCTCAGGCCAAGTTCCTGCTACGTCTCTCATGCCGCTCACTCCGTTTTGGACTCTGCTTCAGTCCTCCGTCCCAGTCCTCCAACCTCCCTTGCCTTTGGAAATGCCCCCGCCACCTCCACCCCCTCCAGACTCGCCCCCACCGCCTCCACCGCCACCCCCACCACCTGGAGAAGATGGGGAGATCCAGGAAGTGGAGATGGAAGATGAGGGGGGTGAGGAGCCGCCTGCCCCAGGAACAGAGGAGGATGCTCCTCTGAAGTCCCTGGTgcgccctgctgccagcagcagccag GCCGCTGTCGATCCGAGCCCAGCCCCGCTGCTCTCGGCCAAGCCGCAGAAGAGAAAAGCAGTGGAGATGAGCCCGGGCTTGGTGCAGCGCACGGCCACCATTGGCAGCTGCCCCGTCATCTACAGCCAGCCCCTGATGGCCACGGGCAAGTACCAGCCCTCAGCCGTGCCCTTGGCCTCCTTAAGGCCGCGCCAGCGCCTCCAGAGCGAGATCCAGGGCCGCCCCAACCTGCGCATGGCTCCCGGCCACGCTGGCCCTCAGCCCGCGGCACTGGGGCTGCAGTCCAGCTACCTGGGCGTGACGGGCCCTGCCGCGCCTTCCATGATGGGATACTCGGAGTGCACCGTGCCCGTCAGCCTGGCCAGCACGGCCAGCATGCAGCCGGTGCCGGCACGGGGAGCCCTGCCAGCCGCGGGCACGGCAGCGGAGcagccgccgcccccgccgcccccacAGACGCCCCCTCCGCCCACCCCCAaggcgccgccgcccccggaGAAGGAGAAGCCAAGGAAGGGGCGCAAGGACAAG GGCAAGAAGGGCAAGACAAAGATGCCATCGCTGGTGAAGAAGTGGCAAAGTATCCAGCGGGAGCTGGATGAGGAGGAGAATTCCAGCTCCAGTGAGGAGGACCGGGAGACCACAGCCCAGCGGCGCATCGAGgagtggaagcagcagcagctgatgaG TGGCATGGCTGAGAGGAATGCCAACTTCGAGGCACTGCCAGAGGACTGGCGGTCACGGCTGAAGCGGAGGAAAACGGCCTCGAGCACATGA